A window of the Candidatus Gastranaerophilales bacterium genome harbors these coding sequences:
- the smc gene encoding chromosome segregation protein SMC, translated as MHIRELELDNFKSCANKVTIPFLDGLTTIAGPNGSGKSNVIDSVLFCLGLSSSRSLRAKTLYDFISTHNNRNDASVRITFGDEKDEKLLTVERNIKKTSSGFISTYYLDGKSSSLSEIHEKLLDYNVSPGSYNVIMQNDVAEIVNNTPLNRRRILDEIAGVADFDRRIDQATGELEIVEKRVEKSHIVLQEIEIRLEDLKSQKEEALKFQKLREEKAEYENKLSTVKYFDIKNSLERVHENILETNKNKKNQEKELTKVDTKLDETKAKLQELSELVKQKGEDEQLRTKAQIEALKSDINTKQNSIDMINRQVENNEISSKNALENIETLKGKIDNANLRIDNKKDEIKSLEKNIEHEKQELDRVLKEIAEMSRESNDNVKKRSELRSALESKKDEENTLLKQVIPLEENIKRLERDIQEAQEVINNFEAANQKNLDEKDKLTLQIEELSKELKDYELMQKNSFNALDDTKGKIDETARNIQLAYNKVAQLEANKRAVAESNLSYPVDFIMKSKIEGVHAPLAQLGKVDNDYAAALEIAMGGRMASIVVDDEDTASICMDALISARAGRATFLPLNKIKRAPSRMSAPNQNGVIDYAINLIDFDDKYLDAFYHALGDTLIVEDRVTAQKLIGKYRMVCLDGSLYDKSAAITGGSVPKSRMQFSSTQDKELEKCKQKLGGFQDEYDRLDREKAKIEAKLNTIRQEYSTTMSELNRKKYAMDALVESMSNSEKSLDSKKQLLAQMTPALQKSQGELEELKTKQAEITLEIENLTKEIEQVEKSIPEDELSKLDELSESIEFEIRRFQSGIIKAEGEIKSIQTEITFTQQSVEAQKNQITKLKADNENFAQDKKLAEGQILQIQSMIEELQVKVKEIDEKLSELQKQRDDAQNGVLEYQTLKNSLNLNLERLEENIEALKGRRKELEPELEAIRNELAQAGYQIANLIPVEISTEDVLKAIARIDKKMAELGDVNMMAIKEYDTVCERKDELKDKLETLSREKSQIMERMQGYEDLKRKSFLDAFEKINFHFKEIFGELADGPGELILENPVDPLNGGLTIKAQHRDKKMQRLEAMSGGE; from the coding sequence ATGCATATTAGAGAGCTAGAGTTAGATAATTTCAAATCTTGTGCAAATAAAGTAACAATCCCGTTTTTAGACGGTTTAACTACCATAGCGGGACCTAACGGTTCAGGCAAGAGCAACGTTATAGACAGCGTGTTATTTTGTCTTGGGTTATCTTCTTCAAGAAGCCTAAGGGCAAAGACCTTATACGACTTTATCAGTACCCATAACAACAGAAACGATGCCAGTGTAAGGATTACTTTCGGTGATGAAAAGGACGAAAAACTCTTAACCGTCGAGCGAAATATTAAAAAGACCTCAAGCGGTTTTATAAGCACTTATTATTTAGACGGCAAGTCTTCTTCCCTGTCTGAAATTCACGAAAAACTGCTTGATTATAACGTATCGCCCGGCAGTTACAATGTTATTATGCAAAATGACGTTGCGGAGATAGTTAACAATACGCCTCTAAACAGACGCAGAATTTTAGATGAAATAGCCGGGGTGGCGGATTTTGACAGAAGGATTGACCAGGCAACAGGTGAGCTTGAAATAGTTGAAAAACGTGTTGAAAAATCTCATATAGTATTGCAGGAGATTGAAATCAGGCTTGAAGACTTGAAATCCCAAAAAGAAGAAGCACTTAAGTTTCAAAAGCTGCGTGAAGAAAAAGCCGAATACGAAAATAAGCTTTCTACCGTTAAATATTTTGATATAAAAAATTCACTCGAAAGAGTTCATGAAAATATCCTTGAAACCAATAAAAACAAGAAAAATCAGGAAAAAGAACTCACAAAAGTTGACACAAAACTTGATGAAACAAAAGCTAAGCTGCAAGAACTTTCTGAATTGGTCAAGCAGAAGGGTGAGGACGAACAGCTCAGAACCAAAGCTCAAATAGAAGCTCTTAAAAGTGATATTAATACCAAACAAAATTCTATCGATATGATTAACCGTCAAGTTGAAAACAACGAGATTTCATCCAAAAACGCGCTTGAAAATATAGAAACCCTAAAAGGAAAGATAGATAATGCTAATTTGCGCATAGACAATAAAAAAGACGAAATCAAATCGCTTGAAAAAAACATTGAACATGAAAAACAGGAACTCGACAGGGTTTTAAAAGAAATAGCGGAAATGAGCCGTGAGAGCAACGATAATGTAAAGAAGCGTTCTGAGCTTCGCAGCGCTTTAGAGAGCAAGAAGGACGAAGAAAATACCCTGTTAAAACAGGTTATTCCTCTTGAAGAAAATATCAAGCGTTTAGAGCGTGATATACAAGAAGCGCAGGAAGTTATAAATAATTTTGAAGCTGCCAACCAAAAAAATCTTGATGAAAAAGACAAATTAACCCTTCAAATAGAAGAACTTTCAAAAGAGCTTAAAGACTACGAACTTATGCAAAAAAATTCGTTTAATGCGCTTGATGATACAAAAGGAAAAATCGACGAAACTGCAAGAAATATTCAGCTTGCATACAATAAAGTTGCACAGCTTGAAGCAAATAAAAGAGCGGTAGCGGAATCTAATCTTTCTTATCCGGTAGATTTTATTATGAAATCTAAGATTGAAGGTGTTCATGCGCCTTTAGCGCAGCTTGGAAAAGTCGACAATGATTATGCAGCCGCACTTGAGATTGCAATGGGCGGCAGGATGGCATCTATAGTCGTAGATGATGAAGATACGGCAAGTATTTGTATGGATGCTCTGATTAGTGCAAGAGCAGGCCGTGCTACCTTCCTTCCTTTAAATAAAATTAAACGTGCGCCTTCAAGAATGAGCGCACCTAACCAAAACGGTGTCATAGACTATGCAATTAATCTTATTGATTTTGATGATAAATACTTAGATGCCTTCTACCACGCTTTGGGCGATACTTTGATTGTAGAAGACAGAGTAACAGCGCAAAAACTTATCGGAAAATACCGCATGGTCTGTCTGGACGGTTCTTTGTACGATAAATCAGCCGCAATTACAGGCGGCAGCGTTCCAAAATCAAGAATGCAGTTTTCCAGTACGCAGGATAAAGAACTCGAAAAATGCAAACAAAAATTAGGCGGGTTTCAGGATGAATATGACAGGTTAGACAGAGAAAAAGCTAAAATAGAAGCTAAATTGAACACTATTCGCCAGGAATATTCAACAACCATGAGTGAACTTAACCGGAAAAAATACGCTATGGATGCGCTTGTTGAGTCTATGTCTAACTCCGAAAAATCACTCGACTCTAAAAAACAACTTTTGGCTCAAATGACACCTGCTTTGCAAAAAAGTCAGGGAGAACTTGAGGAGCTTAAGACTAAACAGGCTGAAATCACTCTGGAAATTGAAAATTTAACCAAAGAAATCGAGCAGGTGGAAAAATCCATTCCCGAAGATGAGCTTTCTAAGCTGGATGAGCTTTCAGAAAGTATTGAGTTTGAAATAAGAAGATTTCAGTCGGGTATTATCAAAGCAGAAGGCGAAATCAAAAGTATCCAAACGGAAATCACCTTCACGCAGCAATCTGTTGAAGCTCAGAAAAATCAAATCACAAAGTTAAAAGCAGATAATGAAAATTTTGCGCAAGATAAGAAGCTTGCAGAAGGGCAAATTCTCCAAATTCAATCAATGATTGAAGAACTTCAGGTTAAAGTTAAAGAAATAGATGAGAAATTATCCGAACTCCAAAAGCAAAGAGATGATGCACAAAATGGAGTTTTGGAATATCAAACACTTAAAAATTCTTTGAACTTGAATCTTGAGCGTCTTGAAGAAAACATAGAAGCGTTGAAAGGCCGCAGAAAAGAACTGGAGCCCGAGCTTGAAGCTATAAGAAACGAACTTGCACAAGCAGGTTATCAAATAGCTAACTTAATCCCTGTTGAAATTTCAACGGAAGATGTTTTAAAAGCCATCGCCCGTATCGACAAAAAAATGGCGGAACTTGGGGATGTTAATATGATGGCTATTAAGGAATATGATACGGTTTGCGAAAGAAAAGACGAACTCAAGGACAAGCTTGAAACCCTGTCAAGAGAAAAATCGCAAATTATGGAGCGTATGCAGGGGTATGAGGACTTGAAGCGTAAGTCCTTTCTTGATGCATTTGAAAAAATCAACTTTCATTTTAAAGAAATTTTTGGCGAGCTTGCAGACGGTCCGGGTGAGCTGATTTTGGAAAATCCTGTTGACCCTCTTAACGGCGGGCTTACAATTAAAGCCCAGCACAGGGATAAAAAAATGCAGAGGCTTGAAGCTATGAGCGGCGGCGAATAA
- the groL gene encoding chaperonin GroEL (60 kDa chaperone family; promotes refolding of misfolded polypeptides especially under stressful conditions; forms two stacked rings of heptamers to form a barrel-shaped 14mer; ends can be capped by GroES; misfolded proteins enter the barrel where they are refolded when GroES binds), which translates to MAKSIVFSEDARKSLVKGVDAVADAVKVTLGPKGRNVILDKKFGGPQIVNDGVTIAKEIELKDPLENAGAQLVKEVSSKTNDVAGDGTTTASVLAQAIVREGLKNVTAGANPIAIKRGIDKAVEISVEEIKNMSKPVETKEAISQVASISAGNDNYIGGLIADAMDKVGKDGVITVEESKSTGTNLKVVEGMQFDKGYISPYFVTDTERMESVLEDAFVLCVNKKINLISELVPVLEQVAREGRSLLLIAEDVEGEALATLVVNTMRKVLRAVAVKAPGFGDRRKAMLEDIAILTGGEMFTEELGIKLENVTVQMMGKAKRVTVTKDTTTIVVGDDAKAEVDERIKQIKRQIEQSDSDYDKEKLQERLAKLSGGVAVIEVGAATETELKERKLRIEDALNATRAAIEEGIVPGGGVALVKVAKVLYSKVESADCKDCTPDEKTGAEILLRALYSPLRQIATNAGAKGDVIVEKIQELGDNQGYDALRDEFVDMYKAGIVDPAKVTRSALENAASIASMLLTTEAAVVDIPEEKSAMPDMSGMGGMGGMM; encoded by the coding sequence ATGGCAAAATCAATAGTATTTTCCGAAGATGCCAGAAAGTCACTTGTAAAAGGTGTAGATGCTGTAGCAGATGCAGTAAAAGTTACATTAGGACCTAAAGGCAGAAATGTAATATTAGACAAGAAATTCGGCGGACCTCAAATAGTTAACGATGGCGTTACTATTGCAAAAGAAATCGAACTTAAAGACCCTCTTGAAAACGCAGGTGCGCAGCTTGTTAAGGAAGTTTCTTCAAAAACAAACGATGTAGCCGGCGACGGTACTACCACGGCTTCTGTTTTGGCACAAGCTATTGTGAGAGAAGGCTTAAAAAACGTAACGGCAGGCGCTAATCCTATCGCAATTAAAAGAGGTATAGACAAAGCAGTAGAAATTTCCGTAGAAGAAATTAAGAACATGTCAAAACCCGTTGAAACAAAAGAAGCTATCTCTCAGGTTGCTTCAATCTCGGCAGGAAATGACAACTATATCGGCGGACTTATAGCAGATGCTATGGATAAAGTAGGCAAAGACGGCGTTATCACGGTCGAAGAATCAAAATCAACAGGCACCAACCTTAAAGTTGTTGAAGGTATGCAGTTTGATAAAGGCTATATTTCACCTTACTTCGTAACCGATACGGAGCGTATGGAATCAGTTTTGGAAGATGCTTTTGTACTTTGTGTAAACAAAAAAATCAACCTTATTTCCGAGTTAGTTCCTGTTTTAGAGCAGGTAGCAAGAGAAGGCAGAAGTTTGCTTCTTATCGCAGAAGACGTTGAAGGCGAAGCGCTTGCAACTCTTGTAGTTAACACTATGAGAAAAGTCTTAAGAGCCGTAGCTGTTAAAGCTCCGGGCTTTGGCGACAGAAGAAAAGCTATGCTTGAAGACATCGCTATTTTAACAGGCGGTGAAATGTTTACGGAAGAGCTTGGCATTAAGCTTGAAAACGTAACAGTTCAAATGATGGGCAAAGCTAAACGTGTTACCGTTACAAAAGATACAACAACAATTGTTGTAGGTGATGATGCAAAAGCAGAAGTTGACGAAAGAATTAAACAAATTAAACGTCAAATCGAGCAATCAGACAGTGATTACGATAAAGAAAAACTTCAGGAAAGATTAGCAAAACTTTCAGGCGGGGTAGCTGTTATTGAAGTAGGCGCAGCTACGGAAACCGAATTGAAAGAACGCAAATTAAGAATTGAAGATGCACTCAACGCTACAAGAGCTGCTATCGAAGAGGGTATAGTTCCCGGCGGCGGTGTTGCTTTGGTTAAAGTAGCCAAAGTACTTTATTCAAAAGTCGAATCTGCAGATTGCAAAGATTGCACTCCTGATGAAAAAACAGGTGCAGAAATTCTTTTAAGGGCGCTTTATTCTCCGCTTAGACAAATTGCTACAAACGCGGGCGCTAAAGGCGATGTTATCGTTGAGAAAATCCAAGAGTTAGGCGATAACCAGGGCTACGATGCTTTAAGAGATGAATTCGTTGATATGTACAAAGCAGGTATAGTAGACCCTGCAAAAGTTACAAGAAGTGCATTGGAAAATGCAGCGTCAATAGCATCAATGCTTTTGACAACAGAAGCTGCTGTTGTTGATATCCCTGAAGAAAAATCAGCAATGCCTGATATGTCAGGCATGGGCGGTATGGGCGGAATGATGTAA
- the groES gene encoding co-chaperone GroES produces MSELKIKPLGDKMVIKVIDDTQQSSGGIFIPDSAKEKPQKGEVLAVGLGTRDKDGKRLEMDVKVGDTVLFAKYSGTDVKLNGTELKIISEKDVLAIIE; encoded by the coding sequence ATGTCAGAATTAAAAATTAAACCGTTAGGCGACAAAATGGTTATCAAAGTTATTGATGATACTCAACAATCATCGGGCGGTATCTTTATACCTGATAGTGCAAAAGAAAAACCGCAAAAAGGCGAAGTTCTCGCCGTAGGATTGGGTACCAGAGATAAAGACGGAAAACGTTTGGAAATGGACGTTAAGGTGGGCGACACCGTTTTATTTGCTAAATACAGCGGAACAGACGTTAAATTAAACGGTACCGAGCTTAAAATTATTAGCGAAAAAGATGTTTTAGCTATTATTGAGTAG